A genome region from Camarhynchus parvulus chromosome 15, STF_HiC, whole genome shotgun sequence includes the following:
- the TBX1 gene encoding T-box transcription factor TBX1 isoform X6, whose product MHFSTVTRDMEAISSPWLTQLSHFCDVAAFTANSLSSLNASGGYHLSPSPGDPYGQHEPPHYEPCTAQQHPHPPPQPQHGYPFGGAAAAAAGTNPPPPGPEQPEGAGGAAAGPAAVSGCSAGAATAAKAPVKKNPKVANVSVQLEMKALWDEFNQLGTEMIVTKAGRRMFPTFQVKIFGMDPMADYMLLMDFVPVDDKRYRYAFHSSSWLVAGKADPATPGRVHYHPDSPAKGAQWMKQIVSFDKLKLTNNLLDDNGHIILNSMHRYQPRFHVVYVDPRKDSEKYAEENFKTFVFEETRFTAVTAYQNHRITQLKIASNPFAKGFRDCDPEDWPRNHRPGPLPLMSAFARSRNPVSSPAHQNGTEKDAAESRREFEREAGGTALHQAEAAHQQLMSRVLSPALPGGGGGLVPLAGAGGGRPSPPHHELRLEPAASEPLHHHPYKYPPAAAAAYDHYLGAKSRPAPYPLPSIRGHSYHHHHHHHMNAAAAAAAAANMYSPAGAPTGYDYGPR is encoded by the exons CTATCTCCAGCCCCTGGCTCACCCAGCTGTCCCATTTTTGCGATGTTGCAGCTTTCACGGCCAAcagcctgagcagcctgaaCGCCTCCGGGGGGTACCACCTCTCCCCCTCCCCGGGGGACCCGTACGGACAGCATGAGCCGCCACACTACGAGCCCTGCACGGCTCAGCAGCACCCGCACCCGccgccccagccccagcacggcTACCCTTtcggcggggcggcggcggcggcggccgggacCAATCCGCCGCCCCCAGGCCCCGAGCAGCCCGAGGGCGCCGGTGGAGCTGCTGCGGGGCCGGCCGCAGTCTCGGGCTGTTCTGCGGGGGCGGCCACCGCGGCTAAGGCACCGGTGAAGAAGAACCCGAAGGTGGCCAACGTGAGCGTCCAACTAGAGATGAAGGCGTTGTGGGACGAGTTCAACCAGCTGGGCACCGAGATGATCGTCACCAAGGCAGGCAG GCGCATGTTCCCCACCTTCCAGGTGAAGATATTTGGGATGGACCCTATGGCTGACTACATGCTCCTCATGGATTTTGTCCCGGTGGATGACAAGCGATACCG GTACGCCTTCCACAGTTCCTCCTGGCTGGTGGCTGGCAAAGCCGACCCCGCCACCCCCGGGAGAGTCCATTACCACCCGGACTCCCCGGCCAAAGGGGCGCAGTGGATGAAGCAGATCGTTTCCTTCGATAAGCTCAAACTGACCAACAATTTGCTGGATGACAACGGGCAT ATCATTTTGAACTCCATGCACAGATACCAGCCGCGTTTTCACGTGGTCTACGTGGACCCCCGGAAAGACAGCGAGAAGTACGCGGAGGAGAACTTCAAAACTTTCGTCTTCGAGGAGACGCGCTTCACGGCAGTGACCGCCTACCAGAACCACCGG ATCACACAGTTGAAGATTGCAAGCAACCCTTTTGCCAAGGGATTCAGAGACTGTGACCCTGAGGACTG GCCCAGGAACCACAGGCCAGGGCCTCTTCCTCTCATGAGCGCTTTTGCCAGATCCCGGAATCCAGTCTCTTCCCCAGCTCACCAGAATGGGACAGAGAAAG ATGCAGCCGAGAGCCGGCGGGAGTTCGAGCGGGAGGCCGGCGGGACGGCGCTGCACCAGGCCGAGGCCGCGCACCAGCAGCTCATGTCCCGCGTGCTCAGCCCGGCGCTGCCGGGCGGAGGCGGCGGGCTGGTGCCGCtggccggggcgggcggcggccggCCCAGCCCGCCGCACCACGAACTGCGCCTGGAGCCCGCCGCGTCCGAGCCGCTGCACCACCATCCCTACAAGTACCcgccggcggcggccgccgcctACGACCACTACCTGGGGGCGAAGAGCCGGCCCGCCCCCTaccccctccccagcatccGCGGGCACAGCTaccaccaccatcatcaccaccacATGAACGCGGCGGCTGCGGCAGCGGCAGCCGCCAACATGTACTCGCCGGCCGGAGCGCCCACCGGCTACGACTACGGGCCCCGGTAA